In Edaphobacter dinghuensis, a genomic segment contains:
- the nadB gene encoding L-aspartate oxidase: MEQVDFLVVGAGIAGLSAAICLARVGRVMVVTKEELAESNTAYAQGGIAVAMGGEEDVALHLEDTMSAGDGLVNREAASVLVEQGPRRVEELLAWGTKFDRENGELMLTREGAHSRSRILHANGDATGKEIAVSLLRHVREMDSIELMEWTTGVDLLMEGGRVVGATLLDGEGGVRVVRAKAVLLASGGAGQVYSDTTNPAVATGDGIAMAYRAGAEVSDMEFYQFHPTAFSVPGAPRFLMSEALRGEGAYLVNAKGERFMERYHPLLELAPRDVVARAITHEGMDGEVYLDMRHVKKDLQTRFPGISKFLAKYRLELGRDLIPVRPAAHYLMGGVRTDVHGRSSLPGLYAAGEVACTGVHGANRLASNSLLEGLVFGVLAAEAMIADDGTQHEPVVEDQGGEVAAVATGSATGEKATERWIAELRDLMWKYAGLLRDAAGLQEAKRRLDALAVTMPRGMFRRALEARNLYTVAELIVAAALGREESRGAHYRNDFPERDAVARHSVMSKDGLKFVA; the protein is encoded by the coding sequence ATGGAACAAGTTGATTTTCTTGTAGTCGGTGCGGGAATTGCGGGTCTGAGTGCGGCGATTTGCCTGGCGCGGGTGGGCAGGGTGATGGTCGTCACCAAGGAAGAGCTGGCTGAGTCGAACACGGCATACGCGCAGGGCGGCATTGCAGTGGCAATGGGCGGCGAGGAGGACGTCGCGCTGCATCTCGAAGACACGATGAGCGCGGGTGATGGGCTGGTGAATCGCGAGGCGGCGTCGGTGCTGGTGGAGCAGGGGCCGCGACGGGTGGAGGAACTGCTGGCGTGGGGAACGAAGTTCGATCGCGAGAACGGCGAGTTGATGCTGACGCGCGAAGGAGCGCATAGCCGGTCGCGGATTCTGCATGCGAATGGGGACGCCACGGGAAAAGAGATCGCCGTGTCGCTGCTGCGGCATGTGCGCGAGATGGATTCGATTGAGTTGATGGAGTGGACGACCGGCGTCGATCTGCTGATGGAAGGTGGGCGCGTCGTTGGAGCGACGCTGCTGGATGGCGAGGGCGGCGTACGCGTGGTTCGAGCGAAGGCGGTGCTGCTGGCCAGTGGCGGAGCAGGGCAGGTCTATAGCGACACGACGAATCCGGCCGTGGCCACCGGGGACGGCATTGCGATGGCTTACCGGGCGGGTGCTGAGGTGAGCGATATGGAGTTCTACCAGTTTCATCCGACGGCGTTCAGCGTGCCGGGTGCGCCGAGGTTTTTGATGAGCGAGGCGCTGCGGGGTGAGGGCGCGTATCTGGTGAATGCCAAAGGCGAGCGGTTTATGGAGCGGTATCATCCTCTGCTGGAGCTGGCTCCGAGAGATGTGGTGGCGCGTGCGATTACGCATGAGGGCATGGATGGTGAGGTTTATCTGGACATGCGCCACGTGAAGAAGGATCTGCAGACGCGGTTTCCTGGGATCTCGAAGTTTCTGGCGAAGTACAGGCTGGAGTTGGGCCGCGATTTGATCCCGGTGCGTCCGGCGGCGCACTACCTGATGGGCGGCGTAAGGACGGATGTGCATGGACGAAGCTCGTTGCCGGGGCTGTATGCAGCGGGCGAGGTGGCTTGCACGGGAGTCCACGGAGCGAATCGGCTGGCCAGCAACTCTTTGCTGGAAGGGCTGGTCTTCGGAGTGCTGGCTGCGGAGGCGATGATTGCCGATGACGGCACGCAGCACGAGCCTGTGGTTGAGGATCAGGGGGGCGAGGTGGCTGCCGTAGCGACAGGTTCTGCTACCGGGGAGAAAGCTACGGAGCGATGGATTGCGGAGCTGCGGGATCTGATGTGGAAATATGCAGGATTGCTGCGGGATGCTGCAGGATTGCAGGAGGCCAAGCGGCGGCTGGACGCGCTTGCGGTGACGATGCCGCGCGGGATGTTCCGGCGAGCGTTGGAGGCTCGCAATCTATATACCGTGGCCGAGTTGATCGTCGCTGCCGCGTTGGGACGTGAGGAGAGCAGGGGAGCGCACTACCGCAACGATTTTCCCGAGAGGGATGCGGTGGCGCGGCACTCGGTCATGTCGAAGGACGGATTGAAGTTTGTGGCTTAA
- a CDS encoding outer membrane beta-barrel protein — protein MLNVSRLSCTRSVLFCLLATLAGPIAKAQSPALSKQLDRIDFSISGIGQFNGSGSGVPKSGPTDANGNPLTVNLSTGNTLGALITVRYTKSPYLGFEGNYTYARYTETFSPFGSPTSGGATSAGVQTNASEYTLGYVAHTPKLFSLQPFVSGGLGSIAFRPTTYGGQSLREQARAAYYYSLGVDDAFSPHFGFRAQFRQVFFLAPDFGQNYLTILHHTSTFEPGIGFYLRF, from the coding sequence ATGTTGAATGTGTCCCGCCTGTCCTGCACCCGGAGTGTTCTGTTTTGCCTGCTCGCAACTCTGGCGGGACCAATCGCAAAAGCTCAGTCCCCTGCACTTTCCAAGCAGCTCGACCGCATCGATTTCAGCATCAGCGGCATCGGTCAGTTCAACGGCAGCGGCAGCGGCGTTCCCAAGAGCGGCCCGACGGACGCCAATGGCAACCCTCTCACCGTCAATCTCTCGACCGGCAACACGCTCGGCGCGCTGATCACTGTTCGTTACACCAAGTCTCCCTATCTTGGCTTTGAAGGCAACTACACCTACGCTCGTTACACCGAGACCTTCAGCCCTTTCGGCTCCCCCACAAGCGGAGGAGCTACCAGCGCCGGCGTACAGACCAACGCCTCTGAGTACACCCTCGGCTATGTAGCCCATACGCCGAAGCTATTCTCGTTGCAGCCATTCGTCTCCGGCGGTCTCGGCTCCATCGCCTTCCGTCCGACCACCTATGGCGGCCAGTCACTGCGCGAGCAGGCCCGTGCGGCCTACTACTACTCTCTCGGTGTCGATGACGCGTTCTCACCGCACTTCGGCTTCCGCGCCCAGTTCCGTCAGGTCTTCTTCCTTGCCCCCGACTTCGGACAGAACTACCTGACCATCCTGCACCACACCTCGACCTTCGAGCCAGGTATCGGCTTCTACCTCCGCTTCTAA
- a CDS encoding NfeD family protein, which translates to MKTLLKLRTALLVALCCLLSTIARADNAKPVVVKLIIHDTVQPITADYLQRGLDEAARIHAKAVIVSLGTPGGLLDSTRVMVESIEKSSVPVIVYISPTGSRAGSAGFFLLEAADIAAMAPGTNAGASHPVTEGREPDAILKQKIENDAAAFLRSYVSRRGRNVQAAEDAVRNSKSYSDEEALNLKLIDLVSNNDQSLLSSLDGRTITRFDGSSDTLHLQNATIIEIAPSLRERLLTRLTDPNLAVLLLVLGGLLIYLEFNVPGTIIPGSIGTLLVLLSLFGLNLLPIRHTAVLLLIAAVVLMVLETKFASHGMLALSGTICLVFGLATLVNSSVPELQVHTGTALGAGIGFGAISFGLAWIALRARRGKVLTGPQAMLGAIAVARTPLTPNGQVEIRGEIWQASLRDHATLPAGASVLVRSIDGLTLIVEPTADSARS; encoded by the coding sequence ATGAAGACCTTGCTGAAGCTCCGCACTGCGCTCCTGGTGGCACTGTGCTGTCTTCTGTCCACCATCGCACGCGCCGACAACGCTAAGCCTGTCGTCGTCAAACTCATCATTCACGATACCGTTCAGCCCATCACGGCCGATTATCTCCAACGCGGTCTTGACGAAGCCGCACGCATCCATGCCAAGGCAGTCATCGTCTCGCTCGGCACTCCGGGTGGTCTGCTTGACTCAACCCGCGTCATGGTCGAGTCCATCGAAAAATCCTCCGTTCCGGTTATCGTCTATATCTCGCCTACCGGCAGTCGTGCCGGATCGGCAGGCTTCTTTCTGCTGGAGGCCGCAGATATAGCCGCCATGGCGCCCGGAACGAACGCCGGAGCCTCCCATCCAGTCACCGAAGGCCGCGAGCCTGACGCCATCCTCAAGCAGAAGATCGAGAACGACGCCGCGGCCTTTCTCCGTTCCTATGTCTCTCGTCGCGGACGCAACGTACAGGCCGCCGAAGATGCCGTTCGCAACTCGAAGTCCTACAGCGACGAGGAGGCTCTCAACCTCAAGCTCATCGACCTCGTATCCAACAACGATCAATCCCTGCTATCCTCGCTCGACGGACGCACGATCACACGCTTCGATGGCAGCTCCGACACGCTTCACCTCCAGAACGCAACCATCATCGAAATCGCACCGTCCCTACGCGAGCGGCTGCTCACCCGCCTCACCGATCCCAACCTCGCCGTCCTTCTGCTTGTGCTCGGCGGACTGCTGATCTATCTCGAGTTCAATGTTCCCGGAACCATCATTCCCGGCTCCATCGGAACGCTGCTCGTGCTGCTGAGCCTCTTCGGCCTGAACCTGCTACCCATCCGCCACACCGCGGTGCTGCTGCTGATTGCGGCTGTCGTTCTGATGGTGCTCGAAACCAAGTTCGCCAGCCACGGCATGCTGGCGCTGTCCGGAACCATCTGCCTCGTCTTCGGCTTGGCTACCCTGGTCAACTCTTCGGTACCCGAGCTACAGGTACACACCGGAACCGCGCTCGGCGCAGGCATTGGCTTCGGAGCCATCTCGTTCGGCCTGGCCTGGATCGCCCTGCGTGCTCGTCGCGGCAAGGTCCTTACCGGGCCTCAGGCCATGCTGGGAGCTATCGCCGTCGCACGGACTCCTCTGACGCCCAACGGTCAGGTCGAGATCCGCGGCGAGATCTGGCAGGCATCTCTACGTGACCATGCCACCCTCCCTGCCGGGGCCAGCGTTCTTGTGCGCAGCATCGACGGTCTCACCCTTATCGTCGAGCCGACAGCAGATTCCGCCCGATCCTGA
- a CDS encoding tetratricopeptide repeat protein, translating to MLRLLNPRSILRKKWLPAALVLCCALGLSPLANAVQNTADTEPAQGMGRVVLVLPFDNRSGQPNLDWIGDSFPDTLNQRLTSAGFLTITTDDRQYALDHLGLPVDFKPSRATTIRIAQTLDANFVIVGSYTVSNNRINVQAQILNVDKLSLSQPLSDSSDLPRLFDVENSIAWTIAKRIDPHFNVAQQTFLAAAGGVPLNSFENYIRGISAASPQEQIKRLQMAVALTPNYPAALLALGKAQFTQREYDQAATTLAKVPHSDRRALEAGFYLGLARFNSGKYADAESAFAFVASRLPLPEVVNNQGVAASRQGHNAVPLFQRASTADPNDADYHYNLAVSLLRQGDFAGAQREVDETLKLRPTDKEADLLKARIHSGRSLKPTPATSTKSGTADAATSSSDEADFDPLERIRRTYSEASFRQAAFQLDQMRAMRLANLPPAKQAIEYTQSGNEYLTQGLIPEAEQEFQAAITADSSSAAAHTGLAQIRARTGNTDDARAEAQTSLKLRPTADAYMVLAKIELEAKQMDASAADVSNALKLDPKNPAALAMRQALLARGQRIP from the coding sequence GTGCTGAGACTGTTAAACCCGCGCTCGATTCTTCGAAAAAAATGGCTGCCTGCTGCACTCGTCCTGTGCTGCGCCCTTGGGCTTTCTCCCCTCGCCAACGCGGTACAGAACACCGCTGACACCGAGCCGGCTCAGGGGATGGGCCGTGTCGTCCTTGTGCTGCCCTTTGACAACCGCTCCGGCCAGCCCAATCTCGACTGGATTGGCGATTCGTTCCCGGACACGCTCAATCAGCGGCTCACCTCGGCCGGGTTCCTTACAATCACCACCGACGACCGCCAGTACGCGCTCGACCATCTGGGTCTGCCGGTCGACTTCAAGCCCAGCCGCGCCACGACCATCCGCATCGCCCAGACGCTCGATGCCAACTTCGTCATCGTGGGCAGCTATACGGTCAGCAACAATCGCATCAATGTGCAGGCGCAGATTCTGAACGTCGACAAGCTCAGCCTATCGCAGCCGCTCTCCGACTCCAGCGATCTGCCGCGTCTCTTCGACGTCGAGAATTCCATTGCATGGACGATCGCAAAGCGCATCGATCCCCACTTCAACGTTGCGCAGCAAACCTTCCTCGCCGCCGCCGGCGGGGTTCCCCTGAACTCGTTTGAGAACTATATTCGCGGCATCAGCGCGGCCTCGCCGCAGGAGCAAATTAAGCGTCTCCAGATGGCTGTTGCTCTTACGCCCAATTACCCTGCCGCTTTGCTCGCGCTGGGCAAGGCACAGTTCACCCAGCGAGAGTACGACCAGGCCGCCACTACCCTCGCCAAAGTTCCGCATAGCGACCGTCGCGCGCTCGAAGCCGGCTTCTACCTTGGCCTCGCCCGCTTCAACTCCGGCAAATACGCCGATGCCGAGTCAGCCTTCGCCTTCGTCGCCAGCCGCCTTCCGCTGCCCGAGGTCGTCAACAACCAGGGAGTGGCCGCCAGCCGTCAGGGGCACAACGCTGTTCCTCTCTTCCAGCGCGCCTCCACCGCCGACCCCAACGACGCGGACTATCACTACAACCTCGCCGTCTCGCTGCTTCGTCAGGGCGACTTTGCCGGTGCACAGCGAGAGGTCGATGAGACCCTGAAGCTCCGTCCCACGGACAAGGAAGCAGACTTGCTGAAGGCGCGTATCCACTCCGGCAGAAGCCTCAAACCGACTCCGGCAACCTCTACTAAATCCGGCACCGCCGATGCTGCAACGTCATCGTCCGACGAAGCTGACTTCGATCCGCTCGAGCGCATCCGCAGGACCTACTCCGAGGCCTCGTTCCGCCAGGCAGCCTTTCAGCTCGACCAGATGCGCGCCATGCGTCTTGCCAACCTGCCGCCTGCAAAACAGGCCATTGAATACACGCAGTCGGGCAACGAATACCTGACGCAAGGGCTGATTCCCGAAGCCGAGCAGGAGTTCCAGGCCGCTATCACAGCCGATTCTTCGAGTGCCGCTGCCCATACTGGTCTCGCCCAGATCCGCGCACGCACCGGCAACACCGATGACGCTCGCGCCGAAGCGCAGACCTCGCTCAAACTCCGTCCCACAGCCGACGCCTACATGGTCCTTGCCAAGATCGAGCTCGAAGCCAAACAGATGGACGCCTCTGCTGCCGATGTCAGCAATGCTCTCAAGCTCGATCCCAAAAACCCGGCAGCGCTGGCCATGCGGCAAGCTCTGCTCGCGCGCGGACAGCGCATCCCATGA